From Paenibacillus sp. FSL H8-0537:
GAAGATAGAGCTGACGCCAGCTTCGGATGACAAAGGAGTCGGTAAAGTCGGCATCACTGCTACTTACAAGACGCGCACGGCAACCATTACAGAAACGGTAACGGGTGCGGGTAAGCTGATGAAGCAGATGACCATTATTATTTTCGAAGGTCTTAAAAAGCTCGTAACCGGTGATTTTAAACTGGATGATTTAGGCGGGCCTGTGCGTACTGCAGAGGTGACAAGCCAAATTGCCAAGCAGGGAATCGCCGAATTGACGCGATGGACCGCCATGCTGAGCTTGTATTTGGGGATTTTCAACCTGTTGCCCATTCCAGCACTGGATGGAAGCAGACTTATTTTTCTCGGGCTGGAGGCGCTGCGCGGCAGACCGATTGACCCGAACCGGGAAAGCATGGTTCATTTCGTCGGCTTTGCGCTCATTATGCTGCTGATGCTGGTAGTAACCTATAACGATATTTTGCGATTGGTGCGAGGGGAGTCTTAATCTTTTATGTCTAAGGATAAAAAATTTGTTTCGGAAATTACGCCGCAAAGCGAGGATTTCTCGAAATGGTATATTGATGTCATCAAAAAAGCCGAGCTTATGGATTATTCGCCAGTGCGCGGATGTATTATTTTTCGCCCGGAAGGTTATGAGCTATGGGAAAATATTCAACGTGACCTGGACCGCCGTTTTAAAGAAACCGGCCATCGCAATGCGTATTTCCCGCTCTTTATTCCAGAAAGCTTTTTCCAGAAGGAAAAGGAGCATGTCGAGGGCTTTAATCCTGAGCTTCCTTGGGTAACGGAAGCAGCAGGCGAGAAGCTTGAGGAGCGCCTTGCTATTCGTCCAACCTCGGAGACGATGTTCGGGCATATGTATGCGAAATGGATTCAATCGTACCGAGATCTGCCGCTGCTTATTAACCAATGGGCGAATGTTGTCCGCTGGGAGAAACGGACACTTCCGTTCCTGCGTACAAGCGAGTTTTTATGGCAGGAAGGCCATACGGCGCATGAAAATGAAGAGGAAGCGCGTCAGGAAACGATGCAAATGCTGGGCATTTACCGTGACTTCGTCGAGGAGTTTTTGGCCATTCCGGTTGTCGTAGGCCAAAAGACGCCTTCGGAGCGTTTTGCTGGCGCGGTAGATACGTATTCCATTGAAGCGATGATGAAGGATGGCCGTGCCGTACAGGCGGGAACCTCTCATTACTTGGGAACGAAATTTGCGGTAGCGTTTGACATTAAATATTTGGATCGTGAAAATCAGCTGCAATTTGCCCACACGACTTCATGGGGTGTGAGTACTCGTCTCATTGGTGCGATGATCATGGTGCATGGTGACGATCGTGGTCTTGCTTTGCCGCCTAAAGTGGCTCCAACACAAGTGATTATGATCCCAATTGGACCAGCAAAAACACGCGACCAAGTTGTTGGCCGAGTAGATGAGCTGTATGCCGAGCTTAAAAAAGCGGGCGTTCGCGTCAAGGTCGATGACCGTTCCGACGTAAGCCCAGGTTGGAAGTTCAATGAATATGAAATGCGCGGCATTCCGCTTCGTCTTGAGCTGGGGCCACGTGATATGGAAAATGGACAAGTTGTACTCGTATCCCGCATTAGCGGCGAAAAGAAGGTAGTCGAGCAGGCTAATCTTGTCGCTGAAGTAGAGGCGATGCTAGTGCAGATCCATAATGAGATGTTTGAGAAAGCGAAGCAGTTCCGCGAGGATCATTTCTATTCGGTAGATACGCTGGATGAAATGAAGGCATCGCAAGAGGAGCAGCGCGGCTTTGTGCTTGCGGGCTGGTGTGGTTCGGACGCATGCGAGAAGCAGGTCAAGGAAGAGACGGGCGCCACAAGCCGCAACATTCCTTTCGAGCCTGCCGAGAAAAAGAGTACATGCCTCGTTTGTGGCGATGCCGCCGAGCATACGGTCGTTTTCGCTCGCGCTTACTAGAAAGAGTATTATATTTTATGGTTCTGTATTGTGTTTTAATGTGTTATGCTAATTTCAAAGCAATTTCAAGGCAGGGAAATGGAATCAACCATTTCCCTGCTTCTATGAGAAGTGCTGGTTTAGCGAGCGCTTATACAACGGTTTTTGCGGTGGGGAGAGCGAGGTTTAGGGGGCAAGTGGAGTGAAAGGTTTGAGCTGGAGAAGCGTTCGCGTTCGCTTTTGCTTTCGGATTTCAACCGCTGATGCGGCTTGATGTTGAAGAAATCCGAAAGCAATGGCGATCGTAAGCCAAACCTTTCACGTAGCGTTGATCCCCCTTAACCGAGCCGATCCATATCTCTCGCTATACAATACCGAAAATAAGCCAGCGAGCGTTAGGAGTGGATAAATTCATGAGCCAAACCGACAATAAAAGGCAGCGCTTTGAGCTGCTGCTGCAGCAGTCGGAATTACCGCAGGAAATGATACAATCCTTTTTTCAGGATGGTTATATAGATCAGGTTGTAGTCGCTAAAAACAACCGCAAGTGGACGTTTTGCATTCGCAAAACGTCTTTGGTTCCTTATAAGGCCTATAGTGGACTATGCCAGGCGGTCAAGCAAAAGTTTGCCCATATTGCCGATACCACTTTCCAATTTATATACGATGAACAGCTTTCTTCAGAGGAGCTTGCGAGCGAATATTGGCCGCTTTTCAAAGAGTGGGCGCAGAAGGAAATTGCTTCGGTCAATGGTTGGCTGCTCAAAGCCACGATTACGACAGAAGGCGATGTTATTACGCTGCTGATGCTCGATGAAATGGGGCTTGAGCTGGCACGCAAAAAGCGGATGGACGAAGAAATCACTCGATTTTACGAGCAGCAATTTAGCCGCAGCTATAAAGTAAAGCTTGCCGTTGGCGAAGCAAAAGCAGAGGTTTACGAAGAGTTTGAGCAGCGGCGGGTAGCCGAAGAACGCGAGGTCATTCAGCAAATTATGGCCAGCGCGGCAGCTGAGGAATTGGGCGATGACGGCGAGCCGCCAGCAAAGCTAGCGGTTGGATATGACATTCGCGAAGAACCGGTTCCGTTGATGAACATTCGCGAGGAAGAGAAGAAAATAACGGTGCAAGGCGCTGTTTTCGGACTAGATAAGAAGGAGCTGCGCAATGGAAGCACGCTCTTTACCTTCAACCTGACCGATTTCTCTGATTCCTTGTCACTAAAAATGTTCGCCAAAACAAAAGATGATGTCAAGGTGCTAGATCTATTGTCCAACGGCAAATGGGTGAAGGCGCGAGGCAGAGTCGAATACGACCGCTTTATGCAGGAACCCGAGCTTGTCATGATGCCGAATGATTTGCATGAGGTACATGCGCCAGCGGAGCGCAAAGACAATGCGGAGGAAAAGCGGGTAGAGTTCCATCTGCATACGACGATGAGCGCGATGGATGCGGTGGCTCCCATTGACGCTTATGTAAAGATGGCAGCCAAATGGGGACATAAAGCAATGGCGGTCACTGATCACAGCAATGTGCAATGTTACCCGGAAGCAGCGAAAGCAGCGAAAAAGAACGGCATTCAGCTATTATTCGGCCTAGAGGCTAACGTGGTAAATGATGCAGTCCCGATGGTGCTTAATTCGCGGGAGCAGCCGCTTGCTGGCTCCGAATATATCGTTTTCGATATCGAGACGACGGGACTTTCGGTCATTAACAATAAAATTATTGAGCTAGCGGGCGTGAAGATGAAAGATGGCAAAGAAATAGCGACATTCGCTACCTTCATTAATCCGCATGAGAAAATTCCTTATCATATTCAGCAATTGACTAATATTAACGATGAAATGGTGCAGGATGCGCCGGAGCTTGCACCGAAGCTGCGCGAATTTATTGAATTTATTGGCGATACTGTACTCGTTGCCCATAACGCCCGCTTTGATATTGGGTTTTTGCAAGCTAACTGCAAATCGCTTGGACTGCCAGAGATTAAAAACCCGGTCCTTGATACGTTGGAGCTGGCGAGATTTCTACATCCAAGCTTGAAAAACCATCGCCTTAATACGCTGTCGGCTAAATACAAAATCAGTCTGGAAAACCATCACCGGGCGATTGATGACTCCATCGCCTTGGGCGGCGTATTATTCGGCTTGATTGGCGATGCGGCAGAACGTAATGTGACAGGCCTTCATCAATTAAATGATTATGTCGGTATCGATTTATCGAACAGCCGCCCTTTTCACTGCTGTATTTATGCACTGAACGCGGTCGGCAAGAAAAATTTATATAAGCTCGTATCGCTTTCCCATACCAAGCATTTTAAACGGGTAGCAAGCATCCCGAGGACGAAGCTGGTGGAACTGAGAGAAGGACTGCTCGTCATATCCGGCTGTGAAAAAGGCGAGTTTTACGAAACGGTGCTGAATAAATCCTATGAGGAAGCAGTAGAAGTCGCGCGGTTTTATGATGTGCTGGAAATTCAGCCGATTGATTTTTACATGCATTTAGTGGACAAAGGTCTCGTTGGCAGCCGTGCAGAAATTGAGCAAGCACACCGTCGTGTGTGCCAAATTGCCGATGAGCTGGGCAAGCCGGTTATTGCAACAGGCAATGTCCATTATTTAAACCCGAGGGATAAGCTGTTCCGTGACATTGCTATTCATGGCATAACGGGCTTTAGCCCGCTCAAGGATATGCGCAAGCCAGATGCCCATTTCCGTACAACCGATGAAATGCTTAAGGAATTTGCATTCCTTGGAGACGCCCGGGCGTATGAGGTTGTTGTGACCAATACGGTGCAGCTCGCAGAACGCTTTGAGCCGTTTGACCTGTTCCCGCCAGAGCTGTTTACGCCGATTATGGAGGGAGCGGAGGAGGAAATCCGTACCACCTGCTACAATACAGCAAAAGGATTTTATGGCGAGGATTTGCCGCAAGTCGTCATAGACCGTCTGGAGAAAGAGCTCGTGCCGATTATCAAATTCGGATTTGCCGCGAACTATTTAATTTCCGAGCGGTTGGTGAAAAAATCGAATGAGGATGGTTATTTGGTCGGTTCCAGGGGCTCGGTTGGTTCCTCCGTCGTAGCTACGTTTCTCGGCATATCCGAGGTTAACCCGCTGCCAGCGCATTATATGTGCAAAAATCCAGCGTGCAAGCATAGCGAGTGGTTTCTCGATGGCAGCATACCAAGCGGTTTTGACCTTCCCGACAAAATTTGTCCAAAATGCGGAGAGCCGCTAAAGGGTGAAGGTCAGGACATTCCGTTCGAAACGTTCCTTGGCTTCAAAGGCGATAAAGTACCTGATATCGATCTTAACTTCTCTGGCGAATACCAGCCGATTGCCCATAATTACACGAAGATCATGTTTGGGGAAAAAGCGGTATTCCGGGCCGGGACGATTGGTACGGTAGCGGAGAAAACGGGCTTTGGCTTTGCCAAGAAATATGAAGAAGCGAACGGTAAAAAATGGCGCGGCGCCGAGCTGTCCAGACTGGCTGCCGGCGTAACGGGCGTCAAGCGCAGCACGGGCCAGCATCCGGGCGGAATCGTCGTTGTGCCGGATTATATTGAGGTAGAGGATGTCACACCTGTTCAATATCCGGCCGATGACGTAAATGCGGAATGGAAAACGACCCATTTTGACTATCATGCCTTTGAGACCAATTTGCTCAAGCTCGATATACTCGGACACGATGATCCGACAATGATGCGCATGCTTCAGGATTTGACTGAGGTTGATCCAACAACGATTCCAATGAACGATTCTAAAGTGATGAGCATGTTCAACTCGACCAAAGCGCTTGATGTTTCTCCAGAGAAAATTCGCACGCCTGTCGCGACCTACGGTGTTCCAGAGATGGGGACGAAGTTCGTTCGGCAAATGCTGCAGGAGACGCAGCCGTCTTCTTTTGCCGATTTGCTGCAGATTTCCGGCTTGTCGCACGGAACCGGCGTTTGGCTAGGCAATGCGCAGGAGCTCATTAAGAAGGGAACCTGCAATATCAAAACCGTTATCGGCTGCCGGGATGATATTATGCTTTATTTAATTTACAAGGCGGGCATGGATGCGGGTCTAGCCTTTAAAATTACCGAGAGCGTGCGTAAGGGCAAGGGGCTTTCCGACGAATGGATCGAAGAGATGAAACGCTGCAAGGTGCCGCAGTGGTACATTGACTCTTGCCTGCGCATTGAGTATATGTTTCCGAAGGCGCATGCCGCGGCCTATGTTATTTCGGCGGTGCGCACAGCCTACTTCAAGCTGTATTATCCGATTGCTTATTATGCGACTTACTTTACCGTTCGCGCCGAGGATTTCGACCTTGAAATTTTGTGCCAAGGTTATGATGCAATCAAACGCAAGCTGATTGAAATTGAAGAAAAAGGCTTTGCGGCGCTGCCTAAGGAGAAAGCGAGCATCTCGCTGCTCGAGATGGCCCTTGAGATGACAGCGCGCGGGTTTTCTTTTAAACCGATTGATTTGTACCGTTCGGATGC
This genomic window contains:
- the proS gene encoding proline--tRNA ligase encodes the protein MSKDKKFVSEITPQSEDFSKWYIDVIKKAELMDYSPVRGCIIFRPEGYELWENIQRDLDRRFKETGHRNAYFPLFIPESFFQKEKEHVEGFNPELPWVTEAAGEKLEERLAIRPTSETMFGHMYAKWIQSYRDLPLLINQWANVVRWEKRTLPFLRTSEFLWQEGHTAHENEEEARQETMQMLGIYRDFVEEFLAIPVVVGQKTPSERFAGAVDTYSIEAMMKDGRAVQAGTSHYLGTKFAVAFDIKYLDRENQLQFAHTTSWGVSTRLIGAMIMVHGDDRGLALPPKVAPTQVIMIPIGPAKTRDQVVGRVDELYAELKKAGVRVKVDDRSDVSPGWKFNEYEMRGIPLRLELGPRDMENGQVVLVSRISGEKKVVEQANLVAEVEAMLVQIHNEMFEKAKQFREDHFYSVDTLDEMKASQEEQRGFVLAGWCGSDACEKQVKEETGATSRNIPFEPAEKKSTCLVCGDAAEHTVVFARAY
- a CDS encoding PolC-type DNA polymerase III; amino-acid sequence: MSQTDNKRQRFELLLQQSELPQEMIQSFFQDGYIDQVVVAKNNRKWTFCIRKTSLVPYKAYSGLCQAVKQKFAHIADTTFQFIYDEQLSSEELASEYWPLFKEWAQKEIASVNGWLLKATITTEGDVITLLMLDEMGLELARKKRMDEEITRFYEQQFSRSYKVKLAVGEAKAEVYEEFEQRRVAEEREVIQQIMASAAAEELGDDGEPPAKLAVGYDIREEPVPLMNIREEEKKITVQGAVFGLDKKELRNGSTLFTFNLTDFSDSLSLKMFAKTKDDVKVLDLLSNGKWVKARGRVEYDRFMQEPELVMMPNDLHEVHAPAERKDNAEEKRVEFHLHTTMSAMDAVAPIDAYVKMAAKWGHKAMAVTDHSNVQCYPEAAKAAKKNGIQLLFGLEANVVNDAVPMVLNSREQPLAGSEYIVFDIETTGLSVINNKIIELAGVKMKDGKEIATFATFINPHEKIPYHIQQLTNINDEMVQDAPELAPKLREFIEFIGDTVLVAHNARFDIGFLQANCKSLGLPEIKNPVLDTLELARFLHPSLKNHRLNTLSAKYKISLENHHRAIDDSIALGGVLFGLIGDAAERNVTGLHQLNDYVGIDLSNSRPFHCCIYALNAVGKKNLYKLVSLSHTKHFKRVASIPRTKLVELREGLLVISGCEKGEFYETVLNKSYEEAVEVARFYDVLEIQPIDFYMHLVDKGLVGSRAEIEQAHRRVCQIADELGKPVIATGNVHYLNPRDKLFRDIAIHGITGFSPLKDMRKPDAHFRTTDEMLKEFAFLGDARAYEVVVTNTVQLAERFEPFDLFPPELFTPIMEGAEEEIRTTCYNTAKGFYGEDLPQVVIDRLEKELVPIIKFGFAANYLISERLVKKSNEDGYLVGSRGSVGSSVVATFLGISEVNPLPAHYMCKNPACKHSEWFLDGSIPSGFDLPDKICPKCGEPLKGEGQDIPFETFLGFKGDKVPDIDLNFSGEYQPIAHNYTKIMFGEKAVFRAGTIGTVAEKTGFGFAKKYEEANGKKWRGAELSRLAAGVTGVKRSTGQHPGGIVVVPDYIEVEDVTPVQYPADDVNAEWKTTHFDYHAFETNLLKLDILGHDDPTMMRMLQDLTEVDPTTIPMNDSKVMSMFNSTKALDVSPEKIRTPVATYGVPEMGTKFVRQMLQETQPSSFADLLQISGLSHGTGVWLGNAQELIKKGTCNIKTVIGCRDDIMLYLIYKAGMDAGLAFKITESVRKGKGLSDEWIEEMKRCKVPQWYIDSCLRIEYMFPKAHAAAYVISAVRTAYFKLYYPIAYYATYFTVRAEDFDLEILCQGYDAIKRKLIEIEEKGFAALPKEKASISLLEMALEMTARGFSFKPIDLYRSDATKFQVDGDSLVPPFAAIPGIGENAARNIAASRNDGEYLSIEDFQQRSKASKTIVEVLNGMGCFRGLPESNQLSLF